Below is a genomic region from Telmatobacter sp. DSM 110680.
CCATGCTACATGGATGACGTTTCAAACCTTACGTTGGTTAACGAAAAAGCGGCTCCTCGGAAGCACAAAGTAGCAAACTTAGAACTGACAACTGCTGCCTACTGCTGCAGAACGACCTGGTCGCCCTCTTTCAATCCTTTGACGATCTCGGTCTGCGAGCCGTTCGAGAGGCCTACGGCGACGGCTATTTTGCGCGTACCGTCTTTTTGATTTTTGTCGGGAACCTGTACGAACGCATTCTTCTGCGCGTCATAGCTGACGGCATTTTCAGGGACGATCAGTACTTGCTTGTGTTCGTCGAGCATGATCTCGGCATTGGCAGTCATGTTGGCCTTTAGTTCGCCGCCGGGATTGTCGATGCTGACGCGCACTTCGAACGTGGTTACGTTGTCCTTCTCCACGCCCAGAGGAGCAATCTTGGTCACTTTGCCGTTGAAGACTCGATCGCGGAAACTCTCCACTTTGATCCGTGCCGGCTGTCCCATATACACGTGCGCGATATCGGATTCATCGACTTTGCCCTGCACGTAGACCTGGTTCACGTCGCCTTCCGTCATCACGAGCGTGGCGGTTGAGCCCAGCACGAGAATGGAGCTGACCGCATCACCCATCTCTACATCGCGCGAAAGAATCGTTCCATCCATCGGCGCCACGATGGTTGTGTAGTTGAGCTGCTCTTCAAGCTGTTTCAGGCTCGCCTGACTTTGCGCCACCTGTGCTTTTGCCTGTTTCAGCTTCGCTGTATCTACGCCGATTTGTGCTTTTGAGGAATCGCGGCGCGTAAGTGCGGCAAGGTAGTCCTTGTTCGCATCGTCCAGCGCCTGGTGGCTTACGATGCCTTCCTTCGACAGTTGCTGATTGCGATCGAGGGTTGCCTTGTACATTGGCAGATCTGGCGCGGCCGCATTCACTTTGTCCTGCTCGATATTCGCTTCGTAGGTGGCGACGTTCGCCTGTGCCGCGGCAAGCTGTGCACGCTGTGCCTCGACCTGTGCGACGATCTCCTGCTGATCGAGTTGTGCCAGGAGCTGTCCCTTGTGAACCTTGTTATTGATGTCCACATACAGCTTGGTCACGATGCCTGAGGCCTTGCTTTTGACTTCAACCTTGGTGATGGGTTGAATTTTTCCTGTTGCGACTACCGAACGCAGCACATCTCCGCGCTGCACTTTGGCGATGCGGTTCGGATCGATATTGGTGGTCCGGACCAGGCGTGCTGCGCCAACGCCGATCACGACAATAACCAGCAATACGAGTGAGCCGATCCAGATCCAGATTTTTTTGCTTTTGCGTGAAGCCATGGAGCACCCCCAAGTACCAACAAGAGCTCTCGCTCCCTAATGATGAATACCGGATGAACTTGACCGCTTATTCGCGGATAAAAGCTGGAAACCTGTGCTAATTACCAGCAATTTGATTTCCAAATGAATAAGCTGGCGGCGTTATGAACCCAAATCTCGTCCGCTGCCTGCTGCAACCTGATACGTACCGCGGGTAAGGTTAGTTCCAGACATGTCTGTGACTTGGCTGACCCGGTCTTCGGAAGCACCTAACTGATAAATAAGAGCGCTTTGGGACGACTGAACGACAATCTGCGAACCCATCCGCGAGGGGAGAAGAATATTCGGTTGTCTGGCTGCCTCATCAATCGCGATGAGAAGCTAACCACCGCAGAATGCTATCCTCACAACCGGGATGCACGGTTTACCGCTTCTCCAGGTTGTCGCCGTCGCCATGCTGATTCTGGCCAACGCTTTCTTTGTGGCCGCTGAGTTTGCCATGGTGAGTACC
It encodes:
- a CDS encoding efflux RND transporter periplasmic adaptor subunit; translated protein: MASRKSKKIWIWIGSLVLLVIVVIGVGAARLVRTTNIDPNRIAKVQRGDVLRSVVATGKIQPITKVEVKSKASGIVTKLYVDINNKVHKGQLLAQLDQQEIVAQVEAQRAQLAAAQANVATYEANIEQDKVNAAAPDLPMYKATLDRNQQLSKEGIVSHQALDDANKDYLAALTRRDSSKAQIGVDTAKLKQAKAQVAQSQASLKQLEEQLNYTTIVAPMDGTILSRDVEMGDAVSSILVLGSTATLVMTEGDVNQVYVQGKVDESDIAHVYMGQPARIKVESFRDRVFNGKVTKIAPLGVEKDNVTTFEVRVSIDNPGGELKANMTANAEIMLDEHKQVLIVPENAVSYDAQKNAFVQVPDKNQKDGTRKIAVAVGLSNGSQTEIVKGLKEGDQVVLQQ